A genomic window from Bacillus rossius redtenbacheri isolate Brsri chromosome 7, Brsri_v3, whole genome shotgun sequence includes:
- the LOC134534624 gene encoding acanthoscurrin-2-like, whose product MKLLVVTLLLSACCGDHGSSALSRIHKRSMMGGMGMMGGMGGMGGMGGMGGMGGMGGMGMGGMGGMGMGGYGSGMGWGGMGVGMGRYKMMGMKSMGMGGMGMGGMGMGGMGGMGMSGMGGMGMGGMGGMGMGGMGGMGMGGMGMGGMGMGGMGGMGMGGMGGMGMGGMGGMGMGGMKKMGMMGMGYAPMFSYGMRKGYGFMG is encoded by the coding sequence GTGGTCACCCTACTGCTGTCCGCCTGCTGCGGCGACCACGGCTCCTCAGCACTCAGCAGGATACACAAGAGATCCATGATGGGTGGCATGGGCATGATGGGTGGCATGGGTGGCATGGGCGGCATGGGTGGCATGGGCGGCATGGGTGGGATGGGTGGCATGGGAATGGGTGGGATGGGTGGCATGGGCATGGGAGGTTATGGTAGTGGAATGGGTTGGGGAGGCATGGGCGTAGGCATGGGTAGGTATAAAATGATGGGTATGAAGAGCATGGGAATGGGTGGCATGGGAATGGGTGGCATGGGAATGGGTGGGATGGGTGGCATGGGTATGAGTGGTATGGGTGGCATGGGCATGGGTGGTATGGGTGGCATGGGAATGGGTGGGATGGGTGGCATGGGAATGGGTGGCATGGGTATGGGTGGTATGGGTATGGGCGGTATGGGTGGTATGGGTATGGGCGGTATGGGTGGTATGGGTATGGGCGGTATGGGTGGGATGGGCATGGGCGGCATGAAGAAGATGGGAATGATGGGCATGGGCTACGCACCGATGTTCTCCTACGGCATGAGGAAAGGGTACGGATTCATGGGCTAG